A region of Hydrogenimonas cancrithermarum DNA encodes the following proteins:
- a CDS encoding 4Fe-4S dicluster-binding protein, translated as MKYLGWDELLPGAILFSFDEELEKDAAEILPEERPYAETNSHEAYVGDWRVLKPVYNRDLCIDCQFCWIYCPDISIISRDKKMIGVDYDHCKGCGICVEVCPTNPKSLLMFEERVDNDEALAQWPEKE; from the coding sequence ATGAAATATCTTGGATGGGATGAACTGCTCCCGGGAGCGATTCTCTTTTCGTTCGATGAAGAGCTGGAGAAGGATGCGGCGGAGATTTTACCTGAAGAGCGACCTTATGCGGAAACCAACTCACATGAAGCGTATGTCGGAGATTGGCGGGTTCTGAAGCCTGTCTACAATCGCGACCTGTGCATCGACTGCCAGTTTTGTTGGATCTATTGCCCCGATATTTCGATCATTTCACGAGACAAAAAGATGATCGGTGTCGATTACGACCACTGCAAAGGGTGTGGCATCTGCGTGGAAGTCTGCCCGACCAACCCGAAATCGCTTCTGATGTTCGAAGAGCGCGTCGATAACGACGAAGCTCTTGCACAGTGGCCCGAGAAAGAGTAA
- a CDS encoding pyruvate flavodoxin oxidoreductase subunit gamma, with translation MLEIRWHSRAGQGAVTGAKGLADVVSRTGKYVQAFAFYGSAKRGAAMTAYNRVDDEEILNHEKFMHPDYVLVIDPALTYTADITAHEKDTTKYIITTHLSKEELIESQPKLKGKEVYVVDCMQISLDTIGRAIPNTPMLGALMKVSGMFDLDYFLNAMKSVLAKFPQKIIDANMAAIERAYNSVK, from the coding sequence ATGTTGGAAATTCGCTGGCACTCTCGTGCAGGGCAGGGTGCGGTTACTGGCGCCAAAGGTTTGGCGGATGTCGTCTCGCGAACCGGAAAGTATGTGCAGGCATTTGCATTTTACGGATCGGCGAAGCGCGGTGCGGCGATGACAGCCTACAACCGTGTTGATGACGAAGAGATTTTGAATCATGAAAAATTCATGCATCCGGATTATGTACTGGTTATCGACCCGGCTCTTACCTATACGGCCGACATTACGGCGCATGAAAAAGATACGACGAAATATATCATTACGACACACTTGAGCAAAGAGGAGTTGATCGAGAGTCAACCCAAACTCAAAGGCAAAGAGGTTTACGTTGTCGACTGTATGCAGATTTCTCTCGATACAATCGGCCGGGCCATTCCGAATACGCCGATGTTGGGAGCGTTGATGAAAGTCTCCGGAATGTTCGATCTGGACTATTTCTTGAATGCGATGAAGTCGGTTCTTGCAAAGTTCCCGCAAAAGATCATTGACGCCAACATGGCTGCGATCGAACGTGCGTACAATTCAGTAAAGTAA
- a CDS encoding HAD family hydrolase: MTTILFDLDGTLIDSTEAILESFSVAYDTFSQNTPEADEIKALIGYPLDVMFVRLGVDSAKVDAFVQAYKMHYRKISRQKTVLLPGAKEAVERASGFARLGVVTTKTGRYSRELLEHMGLMHHFEVLIGREDVTHPKPHPEPIHKALASMEASPANTWMIGDTLLDVHAAHAAGVTPYALTCGYGSEEELSDACEHVAKDVKTAIENIAMKKSLL; this comes from the coding sequence ATGACCACCATACTTTTCGATCTCGATGGGACGCTGATCGATTCGACGGAAGCGATTCTGGAGAGTTTTTCAGTCGCCTACGATACTTTTTCGCAAAACACGCCGGAAGCGGATGAGATCAAGGCCCTGATTGGATATCCGCTCGACGTGATGTTTGTTCGTCTTGGCGTGGATTCCGCGAAGGTCGATGCGTTTGTGCAGGCCTATAAAATGCATTATCGAAAGATCAGCCGGCAAAAGACCGTACTGCTTCCGGGTGCGAAGGAAGCTGTCGAACGGGCTTCCGGGTTTGCGCGACTCGGGGTCGTGACGACGAAAACCGGCCGCTACTCCAGAGAACTTCTCGAGCACATGGGCTTGATGCACCACTTCGAAGTCTTGATCGGAAGAGAGGATGTAACACATCCAAAGCCACATCCCGAGCCGATCCATAAAGCGTTGGCATCTATGGAGGCGTCTCCCGCAAACACGTGGATGATCGGCGATACGCTTCTGGATGTCCATGCTGCCCATGCAGCCGGTGTGACGCCTTACGCACTGACATGTGGCTACGGAAGCGAAGAGGAGCTGTCGGATGCGTGCGAACACGTGGCCAAAGACGTGAAAACCGCTATCGAAAACATCGCGATGAAAAAAAGCTTGCTTTAA
- a CDS encoding peptide-binding protein has product MIRIVFLFLFPFSLFASTLHLSLGANPSRINPLLATDSASGEITNWIFNGLVKFDKDDNIVGDLAESFQFKDDTHLLFYLRKNVLWHDGHPFTSEDVVFTYTLSQSPKLFTPYSSEFRYVESVRAIDRYTVEVSYKAPYYKALSIWMLGIVPKHLWKAVDDPMTSKLNRHPVGTGPYMLESISNSGDVILKANPNYFEHTPNIETIHYHFIPDPTTQFMTLKAHKLDVGALTPLQIEKQIDQIFNDYYRIVRLPGHGYTYLGFNLNNEKFKDPRVRKAVDLAIDKEEMIRILFFSYGQICNGPFMPGTFAYPEHPRRSVYDPKKAIALLKEAGYDMHHPLEFTISTNANNSTRLYAAQIIQYQLGKVGIRVKIRAMEWQAFLNTVVTPRRFETILLGWSLGLIPDAYALWHSESDKLGGFNLVGYRNEEVDHLIKKAEKITDMAEVGRLYRKIFRIIAEEKPYIFLYIPDSITVVNRKIAPIEPSIIGIMHNQIDWIKP; this is encoded by the coding sequence ATGATTCGGATCGTTTTTCTTTTTTTATTCCCATTTTCTCTTTTCGCCTCGACGCTCCACCTATCGCTCGGAGCCAATCCGAGCCGAATCAATCCGCTACTCGCTACGGACAGTGCGAGCGGCGAAATCACCAACTGGATCTTCAACGGCCTCGTCAAGTTCGACAAAGATGACAACATCGTCGGGGATTTGGCCGAGTCGTTCCAATTTAAAGACGATACTCACCTTCTTTTTTATCTCAGAAAAAACGTGCTTTGGCATGACGGCCATCCATTTACGTCGGAAGATGTCGTTTTCACCTATACCCTTTCGCAATCTCCGAAACTCTTTACCCCCTACAGCAGTGAATTTCGCTACGTCGAATCGGTCCGCGCCATCGACCGGTATACAGTCGAAGTCAGCTACAAGGCACCCTACTACAAAGCGCTATCGATCTGGATGCTCGGTATTGTGCCAAAGCATCTGTGGAAAGCGGTAGACGATCCGATGACATCGAAGCTCAACCGTCATCCTGTCGGAACGGGTCCCTACATGCTCGAAAGTATCTCCAACTCCGGGGATGTCATTTTGAAAGCGAATCCCAATTATTTCGAACACACTCCGAACATCGAGACGATTCATTACCATTTTATTCCGGACCCGACGACGCAGTTTATGACGCTCAAAGCGCATAAACTGGATGTTGGAGCGCTCACACCGCTTCAGATCGAAAAGCAGATCGACCAAATCTTCAACGACTACTACCGTATCGTACGTTTGCCGGGGCATGGATATACCTACCTGGGATTCAATCTGAACAACGAAAAGTTCAAAGACCCGCGTGTCAGAAAAGCGGTCGATCTGGCCATCGACAAAGAGGAGATGATACGCATTCTTTTCTTCTCTTACGGACAGATATGCAACGGTCCCTTTATGCCGGGTACGTTTGCCTATCCGGAGCATCCCCGACGAAGCGTTTATGATCCGAAAAAGGCGATAGCTTTGCTGAAAGAGGCTGGGTATGACATGCACCATCCTCTCGAATTTACGATATCGACCAACGCGAACAACAGCACACGCCTCTATGCGGCACAGATCATTCAATATCAACTGGGAAAGGTCGGGATACGGGTCAAGATCAGGGCGATGGAGTGGCAGGCCTTTTTGAATACGGTTGTGACGCCCCGCCGCTTTGAGACGATTCTTCTGGGATGGAGTCTTGGGCTCATTCCCGATGCTTATGCGTTGTGGCACTCCGAATCCGACAAGCTGGGCGGTTTCAATCTCGTCGGATATCGTAACGAAGAGGTGGATCACCTTATCAAAAAAGCCGAGAAGATAACCGACATGGCAGAAGTCGGCAGGCTTTATCGCAAGATCTTTCGAATCATTGCCGAAGAGAAACCGTACATATTTCTCTATATCCCGGATTCGATCACCGTCGTCAACCGGAAGATCGCACCGATCGAACCCTCCATTATCGGCATAATGCACAATCAAATCGACTGGATAAAACCATGA
- a CDS encoding rhodanese-like domain-containing protein → MKKLIALILLLPALLFAEVKNLNISSFEKLKQNGIPVIDIRTPQEWKETGIIDKSHTVMFFRPNGSYDVKDFLNRLHALGIDKEKPFILVCRSASRTRMVGNFLSEKLGYRNVYHLSGGILNWKRHGKPLKPYLQ, encoded by the coding sequence ATGAAAAAACTCATTGCACTGATTCTTCTTTTACCTGCTTTGCTTTTTGCAGAAGTCAAAAATCTCAATATATCATCATTCGAAAAGTTGAAACAAAACGGTATTCCTGTTATCGACATCCGTACCCCTCAGGAGTGGAAAGAGACAGGAATTATCGACAAAAGTCATACCGTCATGTTTTTCAGGCCCAATGGAAGCTATGACGTGAAAGATTTTTTGAACAGGCTTCACGCTTTGGGTATCGACAAAGAGAAGCCGTTTATTCTCGTCTGCCGTTCCGCGAGCCGCACCAGAATGGTGGGTAACTTTCTCTCCGAGAAGCTTGGCTATCGAAATGTCTACCATCTAAGCGGGGGTATTCTCAACTGGAAACGACATGGTAAGCCCTTGAAGCCCTATCTTCAATGA
- the rpsI gene encoding 30S ribosomal protein S9, translated as MANVYATGKRKSSVAKVWLKPGSGKMTINGMGLDEWLGGHEAIKRKVMQPLLLTKQETSVDIVAQTLGGGYSAQADALKHGISKALVAFDEEFRKILKPHGLLTRDSRVVERKKYGKHKARRSPQFSKR; from the coding sequence ATGGCAAATGTTTATGCAACCGGAAAACGTAAATCGTCTGTCGCGAAGGTTTGGCTGAAACCTGGCAGCGGCAAGATGACAATCAACGGCATGGGCCTCGACGAATGGCTTGGCGGTCACGAAGCGATCAAACGCAAAGTCATGCAGCCTCTTCTTCTGACAAAGCAGGAAACGAGCGTCGATATCGTCGCTCAGACACTCGGCGGCGGATACTCTGCACAGGCAGATGCGCTGAAGCACGGTATCTCAAAAGCGCTGGTCGCATTTGACGAAGAGTTCAGAAAAATTCTGAAACCACACGGACTTCTTACACGTGATTCACGTGTTGTCGAGCGTAAAAAATATGGTAAACATAAAGCGCGCCGAAGTCCTCAGTTCTCCAAACGTTAA
- the rplM gene encoding 50S ribosomal protein L13 produces MTKMVNNAQVERDWIVIDAEGKTFGRLVTEIATYLRGKHKPYFTPHVDCGDHVIVINASKVKFSGANKLEDKQYHRHSGYFGSVKSEKLGELVHKNPEKLFKLATRGMLPKTKLGRAMLKKLRVYAGSEHPHTAQVKAKEN; encoded by the coding sequence ATGACAAAGATGGTAAACAACGCTCAAGTAGAGCGTGACTGGATCGTTATCGATGCAGAAGGAAAAACATTCGGACGACTGGTTACGGAAATCGCAACCTATCTTCGCGGAAAACACAAACCATATTTTACTCCCCACGTCGATTGCGGCGATCACGTCATCGTGATCAATGCGTCGAAAGTGAAGTTCAGCGGAGCCAACAAGCTCGAAGACAAGCAGTACCACCGACACAGCGGATATTTCGGCAGCGTCAAGAGCGAAAAACTGGGTGAACTCGTTCATAAAAACCCGGAAAAACTTTTCAAACTTGCAACGCGTGGAATGCTTCCTAAGACAAAACTCGGACGCGCGATGCTGAAAAAACTTCGCGTCTATGCAGGCAGCGAGCATCCTCACACAGCGCAAGTAAAAGCAAAGGAAAACTAA
- a CDS encoding FixH family protein, with protein MILTVVMLGIWTIKVAVNNPVQEDNSYMMKYQDVDEKINEILASQKMFDEKYRIDLSGNTLKLGENRIEIRVVDKNGNPVEGAEVIAIVTRPTTSKDDIRLNEFEWTGEKFLSEPFELKRGGRWNIEVKVTIEGTNGFKTYKTFVK; from the coding sequence ATGATTCTTACGGTCGTGATGCTTGGCATCTGGACGATCAAGGTGGCTGTCAACAATCCGGTGCAGGAAGACAACAGCTACATGATGAAGTATCAGGACGTCGACGAAAAGATCAACGAGATCCTGGCGAGTCAGAAAATGTTCGATGAAAAGTATCGCATCGATTTGAGCGGCAATACGCTCAAACTCGGTGAAAATCGTATCGAGATCCGTGTTGTGGACAAAAATGGCAATCCTGTAGAAGGTGCCGAGGTCATTGCCATCGTTACCCGGCCGACAACATCCAAGGATGACATTCGGTTGAATGAATTCGAATGGACGGGAGAGAAGTTTCTCAGCGAACCATTCGAACTGAAGCGCGGCGGACGCTGGAACATAGAGGTCAAAGTCACGATCGAGGGAACGAATGGTTTCAAAACTTACAAAACCTTCGTCAAATAA
- the ccoG gene encoding cytochrome c oxidase accessory protein CcoG, which yields MTGAVGAKKRNRAKEYLKNWVPYRIKRYWLFGIVTIVALVLPFIKINGNHFFLLNFDHKQLHFLFVRFDMQELYLMPFLLMLLFLGIFFMTTLGGRVWCGWACPQTIFRVIYRDLFETKLLHLRKRITNKQQEPDWSKPENKAKEAIAIGLWSVLALIAAADFVWYFVPPEDFFQYIQNPGEHPVLIGFWIGIALFLIVDVVWLKENFCVYICPYSRVQSVMYDDDTIMAIYNVHRGGHIYDHEGQDAKKLVHNVKELHEREPEAECTACESCVKVCPTHIDIRQGMQLECINCLECVDACTKVMGALGKPSLVVWSSPREIEQGEKTHYIRPRTIAYAVALTIVFVALLVMGTKKEHMLLNINKTAQLYRFTHDGRIVNDYTFLFQNTDSKEHTYYFEVEGHPEIKIVKPSKPFKLAAGKKAKKIVQLEATKPLAKDTRKDTPIPITIKAYAVDDPEKIVVERHTVFVYPRWDIAQKHLKKQGE from the coding sequence ATGACGGGAGCGGTGGGTGCAAAAAAGAGAAACAGAGCCAAAGAGTACCTGAAGAACTGGGTACCGTACCGAATAAAGCGGTACTGGCTCTTCGGTATCGTAACGATCGTTGCACTCGTGCTGCCGTTCATCAAGATCAACGGCAACCACTTTTTCCTGCTGAACTTCGACCACAAGCAGCTCCATTTTCTGTTCGTGCGCTTCGATATGCAGGAGCTCTACCTGATGCCGTTTCTGTTGATGTTGCTGTTTTTGGGGATCTTTTTCATGACGACGCTCGGAGGACGCGTCTGGTGCGGATGGGCGTGCCCGCAGACGATTTTCCGCGTCATCTACCGTGACCTGTTCGAGACGAAACTGCTGCACCTGCGTAAACGTATCACGAACAAACAGCAAGAGCCCGACTGGTCCAAACCGGAGAACAAGGCGAAAGAGGCGATCGCGATCGGGTTGTGGTCCGTGCTGGCCCTCATTGCGGCCGCGGACTTCGTCTGGTACTTCGTTCCGCCGGAGGATTTTTTCCAGTATATCCAGAACCCCGGTGAGCACCCCGTGCTCATCGGCTTCTGGATCGGTATCGCGCTGTTTCTGATCGTCGATGTGGTGTGGCTTAAAGAGAATTTCTGTGTCTATATCTGCCCCTACAGCAGGGTGCAGTCGGTCATGTACGACGACGATACGATCATGGCGATCTACAATGTGCACCGCGGAGGGCATATCTACGACCATGAGGGGCAGGATGCGAAAAAGCTGGTTCACAACGTCAAAGAGCTGCATGAAAGAGAGCCCGAGGCGGAGTGTACGGCTTGTGAAAGCTGCGTGAAGGTCTGCCCGACCCATATCGATATCCGCCAGGGGATGCAGCTTGAATGTATCAACTGCCTCGAATGTGTCGACGCCTGTACCAAAGTGATGGGCGCACTGGGTAAACCGAGCCTCGTGGTGTGGAGTTCCCCGAGAGAGATCGAACAGGGTGAAAAGACCCACTACATACGGCCGCGGACGATCGCGTACGCCGTGGCCCTGACGATCGTCTTCGTCGCGCTGCTGGTGATGGGGACCAAAAAAGAGCATATGCTGCTCAATATCAACAAGACGGCACAACTCTACCGGTTCACCCATGACGGAAGGATCGTCAACGACTATACGTTCCTCTTCCAGAATACGGATAGCAAAGAGCACACGTACTACTTCGAAGTGGAGGGACACCCGGAGATCAAGATCGTCAAGCCGAGTAAGCCGTTCAAACTGGCGGCAGGCAAGAAAGCGAAAAAGATCGTACAGCTGGAGGCGACCAAGCCGCTGGCGAAAGATACGCGAAAAGATACGCCGATTCCGATCACGATCAAAGCCTATGCGGTGGACGATCCCGAAAAGATCGTCGTCGAACGCCATACAGTCTTCGTCTATCCCCGTTGGGACATCGCGCAAAAACATTTGAAAAAACAAGGAGAATAG
- a CDS encoding DUF4006 family protein codes for MMEKQGSPFGIHGITGFLIATGILLSTLAGLTYAAIATQQATAQQSYEIVDPLGIKMVGPNLENETHVIIHGNPVGGDTLHKYKFEK; via the coding sequence ATGATGGAAAAACAAGGAAGCCCATTCGGAATTCACGGAATTACCGGATTTTTGATTGCGACGGGAATATTGCTTTCAACGCTTGCGGGATTGACCTATGCTGCAATCGCTACACAGCAGGCAACGGCGCAGCAGTCGTATGAGATCGTTGATCCTCTCGGTATTAAAATGGTTGGACCTAACCTCGAGAACGAGACGCATGTCATTATCCACGGTAATCCGGTGGGTGGAGATACCCTCCACAAATATAAATTCGAGAAGTAA
- a CDS encoding cbb3-type cytochrome c oxidase N-terminal domain-containing protein, with protein sequence MNWLSDNVNQLALIGAAVILILTIYVAGKYIKQMKTEKSTGELAEENWDGIGEYKNELPAGWAYTFLGTIIWGMWYMIAGYPVDGYSQIGEYNQEVAAHTQRFESKWASADSQTLQEMGEGVYLVQCAPCHGIAGDGMGGKAADLTVWGSAAGVLETIKNGSKGLGYPMGEMPAGMLSGDAAQKVAEYVANGMKGEQPAEFATCAGCHGADGKGMGGMAPDLSKYGTPDFVADVLNRGKKGFIGTMVSFKGRLTPIQEKAVGTYILSLSRGE encoded by the coding sequence ATGAACTGGTTAAGCGATAATGTCAATCAGCTCGCCCTGATCGGTGCAGCCGTTATCCTCATCCTGACTATTTACGTCGCTGGTAAATATATCAAACAGATGAAGACGGAGAAGTCGACGGGTGAGCTTGCCGAAGAGAATTGGGATGGCATTGGTGAATACAAGAACGAACTCCCTGCTGGATGGGCCTATACGTTTCTTGGTACGATCATTTGGGGCATGTGGTATATGATTGCAGGATATCCTGTCGACGGATATTCCCAGATCGGTGAATACAATCAAGAGGTCGCTGCACATACACAAAGATTCGAAAGCAAATGGGCCAGCGCGGACAGCCAGACTCTTCAGGAGATGGGTGAAGGTGTTTACCTCGTTCAGTGTGCACCGTGTCATGGTATTGCCGGTGATGGTATGGGTGGCAAAGCGGCAGACTTGACTGTGTGGGGATCCGCTGCAGGAGTTCTTGAGACGATCAAAAACGGATCGAAAGGTCTTGGATATCCTATGGGGGAAATGCCAGCCGGTATGCTTAGTGGTGACGCGGCTCAGAAAGTTGCAGAGTATGTCGCCAATGGCATGAAAGGCGAGCAGCCTGCCGAGTTCGCGACATGCGCAGGATGTCATGGAGCGGACGGAAAAGGTATGGGCGGTATGGCACCGGATTTGTCCAAATACGGAACCCCTGACTTTGTCGCGGATGTACTCAACCGTGGTAAAAAAGGTTTTATCGGTACGATGGTCAGTTTCAAAGGCCGATTGACACCGATTCAAGAAAAAGCTGTCGGTACCTATATCCTCAGCCTTTCACGTGGCGAATAA
- a CDS encoding cytochrome c oxidase, cbb3-type, CcoQ subunit — protein sequence MENIRELQAFGYFFFTVFLVVVLYAYILHLYRAEKKGTRNYEKYGNLALDDELDSKPVEPNENSDEMNENKEQK from the coding sequence ATGGAAAATATTAGAGAATTGCAGGCATTTGGATACTTTTTCTTCACCGTCTTTTTGGTGGTGGTTCTTTACGCCTATATCCTGCATCTCTACCGTGCCGAAAAAAAAGGCACGAGAAATTATGAGAAATATGGGAATCTGGCGCTGGACGATGAACTCGACAGTAAGCCAGTTGAACCCAATGAGAATTCTGATGAGATGAATGAAAACAAGGAGCAAAAATGA
- the ccoO gene encoding cytochrome-c oxidase, cbb3-type subunit II yields the protein MFHWLEKRPFFFSVVLFLVIAFAGLIEIVPDFAQASRPVAGKQPYTLLQLAGRHVYIKDSCNACHSQLIRPFKSETDRYGPYSLSGEYAYDRPFLWGSKRTGPDLHRVGEYRTTDWHENHMWEPTSVVPGSIMPAYKHMFHQNVDLETAYAEALTVKKVFNVPYDKPGHTKLGTWEEAKKEALEEAKKVADDMKNQDVKDAVARGEIPEIVALIAYLNSLH from the coding sequence ATGTTTCATTGGCTAGAAAAAAGACCGTTTTTCTTTTCGGTAGTTCTGTTCCTCGTCATCGCGTTCGCTGGACTTATCGAGATCGTGCCTGATTTTGCACAGGCTTCCCGTCCAGTGGCAGGTAAACAACCCTATACACTGCTTCAGCTTGCAGGGCGCCATGTCTATATCAAAGACAGCTGTAATGCATGTCATTCACAGCTCATCCGTCCATTCAAGTCTGAAACCGACCGTTACGGTCCGTACAGCCTAAGTGGGGAGTATGCGTATGATCGACCGTTCCTGTGGGGCTCAAAACGTACAGGTCCGGACCTTCACCGTGTTGGCGAGTATCGTACGACTGATTGGCACGAGAACCACATGTGGGAACCGACATCTGTCGTTCCTGGTTCCATCATGCCAGCATATAAACATATGTTTCATCAAAATGTCGATCTTGAGACGGCTTATGCGGAAGCATTGACGGTCAAGAAAGTTTTCAACGTCCCTTATGACAAGCCGGGCCATACTAAACTCGGGACATGGGAAGAGGCGAAAAAAGAGGCGCTCGAAGAGGCGAAAAAGGTTGCTGACGACATGAAAAATCAGGATGTCAAAGATGCGGTAGCACGTGGTGAAATTCCTGAAATCGTTGCATTGATCGCATATCTGAACAGCCTTCATTAA
- the ccoN gene encoding cytochrome-c oxidase, cbb3-type subunit I, protein MQNAALEYDYTVAKWFTYLAITFGIVGMTIGTYIAFELAFPELNNLFGQYGTFSRLRPIHTNVVAFGFTLSGIFATFYYVAQRVLKVSIAESKFVHGVGKLHFWLYLALAAWMVVSELLGFTTSKEYAEMEWPLDLLTVVVWVLWGTAMFGLIGMRREKTLYISMWYYIATFLGVAMLYLFNNMEVPTYFVTGMGSWMHSVSMYSGTNDALVQWWYGHNAVAFVFTVPIIAIIYYFLPKESGQPVFSYKLSLLSFWGLMFVYLWAGGHHLIYSTVPDWMQTMGSIFSVILILPSWGSAINMLLTMKGEWNQLKESPLIKFMVLASTFYMLSTLEGPIQAIKSVNALAHFTDWIPGHVHDGTLGWVAFMIIAASLHMAPRFYKREIYSKKLMEMQFWIQTTGIVLYFSSMWIAGITQGMMWRAVDQYGNLAYSFIDTVTVLHPYYTIRAIGGLLFVVGLFMWAYNFVKTMQSDKVLEKEPAFASPMGA, encoded by the coding sequence ATGCAAAATGCAGCGTTGGAATACGACTATACCGTCGCGAAATGGTTCACTTATCTGGCCATTACTTTCGGTATTGTCGGTATGACAATTGGTACGTATATCGCGTTTGAACTGGCGTTCCCTGAACTGAACAATCTGTTCGGCCAGTATGGAACATTCAGCCGTCTTCGACCGATCCATACGAATGTGGTGGCGTTCGGCTTTACGCTGAGCGGTATTTTCGCGACTTTCTACTATGTAGCACAGCGTGTTCTGAAAGTTTCCATCGCCGAATCGAAATTCGTTCATGGCGTCGGAAAACTTCATTTCTGGCTCTACCTCGCGCTCGCTGCATGGATGGTCGTTTCCGAGCTTCTCGGATTTACGACATCCAAAGAGTATGCCGAAATGGAGTGGCCTCTTGACCTGTTGACCGTCGTAGTCTGGGTTCTTTGGGGTACTGCGATGTTCGGTCTCATCGGTATGCGACGTGAGAAAACACTTTACATTTCCATGTGGTACTACATTGCGACATTCCTCGGTGTTGCCATGCTCTATCTCTTCAACAACATGGAAGTCCCGACCTATTTCGTGACAGGTATGGGTAGCTGGATGCACTCCGTTTCCATGTACTCCGGTACCAATGATGCACTCGTTCAGTGGTGGTATGGACACAATGCGGTCGCATTCGTCTTTACCGTGCCGATCATCGCGATCATCTACTACTTCCTTCCGAAAGAGTCCGGTCAGCCTGTCTTCTCTTACAAGCTTTCACTGCTCTCTTTCTGGGGATTGATGTTCGTCTATCTGTGGGCTGGTGGACACCACTTGATCTATTCGACAGTGCCTGACTGGATGCAGACAATGGGATCTATTTTCTCGGTTATTCTAATCCTGCCTTCATGGGGTTCTGCGATCAACATGCTTCTTACGATGAAGGGTGAATGGAACCAGTTGAAAGAGTCTCCGCTTATCAAGTTCATGGTCCTTGCTTCGACATTCTATATGCTTTCGACACTCGAAGGTCCGATTCAGGCGATCAAGTCGGTCAATGCACTCGCACACTTCACTGACTGGATTCCGGGACACGTTCATGACGGTACACTCGGTTGGGTTGCATTTATGATTATCGCCGCATCACTCCATATGGCTCCGCGTTTCTACAAGCGTGAGATTTATAGTAAAAAACTGATGGAGATGCAGTTCTGGATTCAAACGACAGGTATCGTTCTCTACTTCTCCAGTATGTGGATTGCTGGTATTACGCAAGGTATGATGTGGCGAGCGGTCGACCAATATGGAAACCTGGCATATTCATTTATCGATACGGTCACCGTACTGCATCCGTACTATACGATTCGTGCAATCGGCGGCCTGCTGTTTGTTGTGGGTCTCTTTATGTGGGCTTACAACTTCGTTAAAACAATGCAAAGCGACAAAGTGCTTGAAAAAGAGCCTGCATTTGCATCGCCTATGGGCGCATAA